The Candidatus Krumholzibacteriia bacterium DNA window GCCTCGAGGCAGTGATCGCTGCCCACGCTGCTACCGAGTCCGCACCCCGTCGTGCCGCCTCGGAGGGAGGCGCCGCGAGCGAAGTGCTCCTCACCTTCGACGACGCCTTCGCGAGCTTCGCCGAGCACGCCTGGCCCGAGCTGCAAGTGCGGCGCCACCCGGTGCTCCTCTTCGTCATCAGTGACTTCGTCGGCCAGCGGGCGCGCTGGGATCTGCCGCTCCCGGGACGGCGCCGCCCGCACCTCGACTGGCCCAGCCTGCGTGCTCTCGCCGCCGCGGGCGTCGAGTTCGGGTCGCACTCCGCCCAGCATCGCGATCTCCGCCGGCTCACGGACGCCGCCCTGCAGCAAGAACTGGCGGGCTCGCGCCAGCAGTTGGAGGACGCTCTCGGTGTCGGCGTGCGCACGGTCAGCTACCCGTTCGGTCGCTGCGACGAACGCGTCATCGCCGCCGCCGGCGCGGCCGGCTATCGCCTCGGCTTCGCCATGTGCCCGCCCGGACCGCCCGCACCTCCACGGCCCCTCGCACTCCGGCGCTACGGCGTCTATGTCATCGATCCACCGAGCGCCGTGCTCGACAAGGTCGATCCGCGCCGCCGACTCTTCTGGGTCCAAGATCTCGTCACCCGGGGCATCAGCGCCGTGGCCGGGCTCGCCGCCGCGGCGAGCGTGGCGCGGGATCGCACCTAGTGGCTCTCGGCGCGCGGT harbors:
- a CDS encoding polysaccharide deacetylase family protein, with the protein product MDPALAAGTAAAAAALLGASAHLGWRRYLGPPPPGLPAVLAYHKVGTPELGGTWCTRRQFAAHLDALRGAGVRGIDTDTFAARLEAVIAAHAATESAPRRAASEGGAASEVLLTFDDAFASFAEHAWPELQVRRHPVLLFVISDFVGQRARWDLPLPGRRRPHLDWPSLRALAAAGVEFGSHSAQHRDLRRLTDAALQQELAGSRQQLEDALGVGVRTVSYPFGRCDERVIAAAGAAGYRLGFAMCPPGPPAPPRPLALRRYGVYVIDPPSAVLDKVDPRRRLFWVQDLVTRGISAVAGLAAAASVARDRT